A window from Festucalex cinctus isolate MCC-2025b chromosome 4, RoL_Fcin_1.0, whole genome shotgun sequence encodes these proteins:
- the tln2a gene encoding talin-2a: MVVLSLKICVRHCNVVKTMQFEPSTAVYDACRIIRERVPEAQTGQASDYGLFLSDEDPRKGIWLESGRTLDYYMLRNGDILEYKKKQRPQKIKMLDGAVKTIMVDDSKTVGELLVTICSRIGITNYEEYSVIQETAEEKKEDGTGTLKKDRTLLRDERKMEKLKAKLHTDDDLNWLDHSRTFREQGVEESETLLLRRKFFYSDQNVDSRDPVQLNLLYVQARDDILNGSHPVSFDKAGEFGGIQAQIQFGPYIEHKHKPGFLDLKEFLPKEYIKQRGSEKKIFQEHRNCGEMTEIEAKVKYVKLARSLRTYGVSFFLVKEKMKSKNKLVPRLLGITKESVMRVDEKTKDVVQEWPLTTVKRWAASPKSFTLDFGEYQESYYSVQTTEGEQISQLIAGYIDIILKKKQSKDRFGLEGDEEATMLEESVSPKKSTILQQQFNRVGRAEHGSVALPGVIRSGSIGTESLSVGSMPSPQQQITMGQMHRGHMPPLSSAQQALMGTINTSMQAVQKAQIDLGEVDDLPPLGQDMASKVWIQNKMDESKHEIHSQVDAITAGTASVVNLTAGDPTDTDYTAVGCAITTISSNLTEMSKGVKLLAALMEDEVGGGNDLMKAARTLAGAVSDLLKAVEPASGEPRQTVLTAAGSIGQASGDLLRQIGENETDERFQDVLMNLAKAVANAAAMLVLKAKNVAQVAEDTVLQNRVIAAATQCALSTSQLVACAKVVSPTISSPVCQEQLIEAGKLVDRSVESCVQACLSATEDGELLKQVSAAASVVNQALEDLLQHVRQYTSRGEPIGRYDQATDTIMTVTESIFTSMGDAGEMVRQARVLAQATSDLVNAMRSDAEAEVDVDNSKKLLAAAKLLADATARMVEAAKGAAAYPENEDQQQRLREAAEGLRVATNAAAQNAIKKKLINRLENAAKQGAAAATQIIAAAQNAAASNKNTAAHQQLVQSCKVVADHIPQLVQGVRSSQAKPDDISAQLSLIIASQNFLQPGSKMVTSAKSSVPTVTDQAAAMQLGQCAKNLATCLAELRTAAQKAHEACGPMEIDSALTAIQTLKSELQDARLAASNAQLKPLPGESLEKCAQELGSTSKSVGSSMAQLLTCAAQGNEHYTGIAARETAQALKTLAQAARGVASSTTDPKAAAAMLESARDVMEGSALLVHEAKEALICPGDAESQQRLAQVAKAVSHSLNNCVNCLPGQKDVDMALKSIGEASKKLLIESIPPASKTFQEAQSELNQTAADLNQSAGEVVHASRGSSSQLAVASGKFSDDFDEFLDAGIEMAGHTQKRDDQVQVISNLKNISMASSKLLLAAKSLSVDPGAANAKNLLGAAARAVTDSINQLITLCTQQAPGQKECDNALRELEAVRGMLDNPNEPVNDLSYFDCIESVMENSKVLGESMAGISQNCKTGDVMSFGDCVRLASKALCGLTEAAGQASYLVGVSDPNSHAGHQGLVDPIQFAKANQAIQTACQNLVDPESSASQVLSAATIVAKHTSALCNACRLASSKTTNPVAKRHFVQSAKEVANSTANLVKTIKALDGDFSDENRNKCRVATAPLIEAVENLTIFASNPEFASIPAQISHEGSTAQEPIIQSARSMLDSSTYLLKTARSLVINPKDPPTWSVLAGHSRTVSDSIKSLITAIRDKAPGQRECDSSIDNINKCIRDIEQASLAAVSQNLPSRDDISLEALQEQLTSSVQEIGHLIDPVSNAARGEASQLGHKVSQLAGYFDPLIRAAVGVASKLKDHQQQMTFLDQTKTLAESALQMLYAAKEGGGNRKASHTHDAIAEAAQLMKEAVDDIMVTLNEAASEVGMVGGMVDSIAEAMAKLDEGTPPEPEGSFVDYQTSMVKHSKAIAVTAQEMMTKSVTCPDELGGLASQVTVDFSQLAVEGRMAAHTAEPEEIGFQIKTRVQELGHGCIFLVQKAGALQVTPSDGFTKRELIDCARAVTEKVSLVLSALQAGNKGTQACITAASAVSGIIADLDTTIMFASAGTLNAENDESFADHRENILKTAKALVEDTKMLVSGAASGQDKLAQAAQSSAKTITQLTDVVKLGAASIGSDDPETQVVLINAVKDVAKALAELISATKCAAGKAADDPSMYQLKSAAKVMVTNVTSLLKTVKAVEDEATRGTRALEATIECIKQEMALFQSRDPPRKTTTPEEFIRITKGITMATAKAVAAGNSARQEDIIHTANLSRKAISDMLASCKQAAYHADVNEEVKNRALRFGSECTTGYIDLLEQVLMVLLRPTPEQKQQLAACSKRVAGAVTELIQSAEAMKGSEWVDPEDPTVIAETELLGAAASIEAAAKKLEQLKPRAKPKLADETLNFEEQILEAAKSIAAATSALVKSASAAQRELVAQGKVGSIPANAVDDGQWSQGLISAARMVAAATSNLCEAANASVQGHASEEKLISSAKQVAASTAQLLVACKVKADQDSEAMRRLQIAGNAVKKASDNLVRAAQKAAFDKADEDNVVVKTKFVGGIAQIIAAQEEMLRKERELEEARKKLAQIRQQQYKFLPSELREDNN; encoded by the exons ATGGTGGTGTTGTCGCTGAAAATCTGCGTTCGCCACTGCAATGTGGTGAAAACCATGCAGTTCGAGCCGTCCACGGCGGTCTACGACGCCTGCAGGATCATACGCGAGAGAGTTCCTGAGGCGCAGACCGGACAGG CTTCGGATTATGGTCTGTTCCTGTCTGACGAAGACCCCAGGAAAGGCATCTGGCTGGAGTCGGGCAGGACACTGGACTACTACATGCTCCGCAATGGG GACATTCTTGAATACAAGAAgaagcagaggccccagaaaattaaaatgttgGACGGGGCCGTTAAGACCATCATGGTGGATGACTCCAAAACAGTCGGCGAGCTTCTTGTGACCATATGCAGTAGAATAG GCATCACCAACTATGAGGAGTACTCTGTGATTCAGGAGACGGCAGAGGAGAAGAAAGAGGATGGCACGGGAACACTGAAGAAGGACAGAACGCTGCTGCGGGACGAGAGGAAGATGGAGAAGCTCAAAGCCAAACTGCACACTGACGACGACT TGAACTGGTTGGACCACAGCAGGACGTTCAGGGAGCAAGGCGTGGAGGAGAGCGAGACACTCCTGCTGCGTCGCAAGTTCTTCTACTCGGACCAAAATGTCGACTCCAGAGATCCGGTCCAGCTCAACCTTCTTTACGTACAG GCTCGAGATGACATCCTGAATGGTTCACACCCAGTGTCCTTCGACAAGGCCGGCGAGTTCGGCGGCATCCAGGCCCAGATTCAGTTCGGACCTTACATCGAGCACAAACACAAACCTGGATTTTTAGA CTTGAAAGAGTTTCTTCCCAAAGAGTACATAAAGCAAAGAGGATCTGAGAAGAAAATATTCCAG GAACACAGAAACTGTGGCGAAATGACGGAGATAGAAGCCAAAGTGAAGTACGTCAAGCTGGCGAGGTCTCTGCGGACTTACGGAGTGTCGTTCTTCTTAGTCAAG GAGAAGATGAAGAGCAAGAACAAGCTGGTGCCGCGCCTCCTGGGCATCACCAAAGAATCTGTGATGAGAGTGGATGAGAAGACCAAAGATGTGGTACAAGAGTGGCCGCTTACCACTGTCAAGAGGTGGGCCGCATCACCCAAGAGCTTCACCCTG GACTTTGGCGAGTACCAGGAGAGCTACTACTCGGTGCAGACCACCGAAGGAGAGCAGATCTCGCAGCTCATCGCGGGTTACATCGACATCATCctgaaaaag AAACAAAGCAAGGATCGTTTTGGATTGGAGGGTGACGAGGAAGCGACCATGCTTGAGGAATCTGTATCGCCTAAAAA GTCCACCATCCTCCAGCAGCAGTTCAACCGCGTGGGCCGGGCGGAGCACGGCTCCGTGGCGCTTCCCGGAGTGATCCGGTCCGGCTCTATCGGCACCGAGTCGCTCAGCGTGGGCTCCATGCCGTCTCCTCAGCAGCAGATCACCATGGGTCAGATGCACCGCGGACACATGCCGCCACTG AGTTCAGCCCAGCAAGCTTTAATGGGAACCATCAATACCAGCATGCAGGCCGTGCAGAAGGCCCAGATTGACCTGGGAGAGGTCGATGATCTTCCTCCACTAGGACAGGACATG GCCTCCAAGGTTTGGATCCAGAACAAGATGGACGAATCCAAACACGAGATTCACTCTCAGGTTGACGCCATCACTGCAGGAACCGCTTCCGTCGTCAACCTCACTGCTG GCGACCCGACCGACACGGACTACACAGCAGTGGGCTGCGCCATCACCACCATCTCCTCCAACTTGACCGAGATGTCAAAGGGCGTCAAGCTGCTGGCCGCCCTCATGGAGGACGAGGTGGGTGGCGGTAACGACCTGATGAAGGCCGCCAGGACGCTGGCGGGGGCCGTGTCTGACCTGCTCAAAGCCGTGGAGCCGGCCTCCGGAGAG CCCAGACAGACGGTGCTGACAGCAGCAGGCAGCATCGGCCAAGCCAGTGGAGACCTCCTCCGCCAGATTGGAGAGAACGAAACAGACGAGAGGTTCCAG GATGTCCTTATGAACTTGGCCAAGGCGGTGGCCAACGCCGCCGCCATGTTGGTCCTGAAGGCAAAGAACGTGGCGCAGGTCGCAGAGGACACGGTTCTTCAGAACCGGGTCATTGCCGCTGCCACCCAGTGCGCCCTGTCCACCTCGCAGCTGGTGGCGTGTGCCAAG GTGGTGAGTCCCACGATCAGCTCCCCCGTTTGCCAGGAGCAGCTCATCGAAGCCGGGAAGCTGGTGGACCGCTCGGTGGAGAGCTGCGTCCAGGCCTGCCTTTCGGCCACAGAGGACGGAGAGCTCCTCAAACAG GTGAGCGCGGCAGCCAGCGTGGTGAATCAAGCTCTGGAAGATTTGCTGCAACACGTCCGCCAGTACACCTCCAGAGGCGAACCCATCGGCCGCTACGACCAGGCCACTGACACCATCATGACCGTCACGGAGAGCATTTTCACCTCCATGGGAGATGCAG GTGAGATGGTCCGTCAGGCTCGGGTATTGGCCCAAGCCACCTCGGACCTGGTTAACGCCATGAGGTCGGACGCCGAAGCTGAGGTGGACGTTGACAACTCCAAGAAGTTGCTGGCGGCGGCTAAATTGTTGGCCGACGCTACTGCCAGGATGGTGGAAGCGGCCAAG GGTGCTGCGGCCTATCCCGAGAACGAAGATCAGCAGCAGCGGCTGAGGGAGGCTGCTGAGGGTCTGCGAGTGGCCACCAACGCTGCGGCTCAGAACGCTATCAAGAAGAAGCTGATCAATAGACTGGAG AATGCTGCCAAGCAAGGTGCGGCCGCTGCCACGCAAATTATCGCCGCCGCTCAGAATGCTGCCGCCTCCAACAAGAACACAGCCGCTCACCAGCAGTTGGTTCAGAGCTGCAAG GTGGTGGCTGACCACATCCCTCAGCTGGTCCAGGGGGTGCGCAGCAGTCAGGCCAAGCCGGACGACATCAGCGCACAACTTTCCCTCATTATTGCCAGCCAGAACTTCCTCCAG CCCGGTAGTAAGATGGTGACCTCTGCAAAGTCATCGGTTCCCACGGTGACGGATCAGGCTGCAGCCATGCAACTGGGTCAGTGTGCCAAGAACCTGGCCACTTGCCTGGCCGAGCTGAGGACAGCCGCACAGAAG gcTCATGAAGCTTGTGGCCCCATGGAGATCGACTCTGCACTGACGGCCATCCAGACGCTGAAAAGTGAGCTGCAGGACGCAAGGCTGGCTGCTAGCAATGCGCAGCTGAAACCGCTGCCGGGAGAATCC TTGGAGAAGTGCGCTCAGGAGTTGGGCAGCACCTCCAAGTCAGTTGGGTCCTCCATGGCACAGCTACTAACCTGTGCTGCACAAGGCAATGAGCATTACACAG GCATAGCAGCCAGGGAGACGGCGCAAGCCTTAAAGACGCTGGCCCAGGCAGCCCGCGGAGTCGCCTCCTCCACCACCGATCCCAAAGCCGCCGCCGCCATGCTAGAGTCGGCCCGCGACGTCATGGAGGGCTCAGCGCTTCTCGTCCACGAGGCCAAGGAGGCGCTTATCTGCCCCGGAGATGCTGAGAGCCAGCAGAGGTTGGCCCAG GTGGCCAAGGCCGTGTCGCATTCATTGAACAACTGCGTCAACTGTCTGCCTGGTCAGAAGGACGTGGACATGGCTCTCAAGAGCATCGGAGAGGCCAGCAAGAAGCTCCTCATTGAAAGC ATCCCGCCAGCCTCCAAGACCTTTCAGGAGGCGCAGAGCGAGCTCAACCAGACGGCGGCCGACCTGAACCAGTCTGCGGGCGAGGTGGTTCACGCCTCCAGGGGCTCCAGCAGCCAGCTGGCGGTGGCGTCGGGGAAGTTCAGCGACGACTTTGACGAGTTTCTGGACGCCGGCATCGAGATGGCAGGGCACACTCAG AAGAGGGACGACCAAGTGCAGGTGATCAGTAACCTGAAGAACATCTCCATGGCCTCCAGCAAGCTGTTGCTGGCCGCCAAGAGTCTGTCAGTGGATCCCGGTGCAGCCAACGCCAAGAACTTGCTAGGAGCTGCTGCAAG AGCTGTGACCGACAGCATCAACCAGCTGATCACGCTGTGCACTCAGCAAGCGCCTGGCCAGAAGGAGTGTGATAACGCCCTGAGAGAGCTCGAG GCTGTTCGAGGAATGCTGGACAACCCCAATGAACCCGTCAATGACCTCTCCTACTTTGACTGCATCGAGAGTGTCATGGAAAATTCCAAG GTCTTGGGAGAATCAATGGCGGGAATTTCCCAGAACTGCAAGACGGgagatgtgatgtcatttggaGACTGTGTGAGATTGGCGTCCAAGGCCTTGTGTGGGCTCACTGAAGCTGCTGGAcag GCATCCTACTTGGTGGGCGTGTCCGATCCCAACAGTCACGCAGGTCACCAGGGATTGGTGGACCCGATCCAGTTTGCTAAAGCCAACCAGGCCATTCAGACGGCCTGTCAGAATCTTGTGGACCCGGAGAGTAGCGCCTCCCAG GTGCTCTCAGCAGCCACCATTGTTGCAAAGCACACGTCTGCGCTGTGCAACGCCTGCCGACTGGCCTCCTCCAAGACGACCAACCCAGTCGCCAAGAGGCACTTTGTCCAGTCGGCTAAGGAGGTGGCCAACAGCACCGCCAACCTGGTCAAAACCATTAAG GCTCTGGATGGAGATTTCTCGGACGAAAACAGGAACAAGTGTCGAGTAGCCACGGCTCCACTCATTGAAGCGGTGGAAAACCTGACAATATTTGCGTCCAACCCGGAATTTGCCAGCATACCGGCTCAGATCAGCCATGAG GGTTCTACAGCTCAGGAACCCATCATCCAATCAGCACGCTCCATGCTTGACAGCTCCACCTACCTGCTCAAGACTGCCCGCTCATTGGTTATCAACCCCAAAGACCCGCCCACTTGGTCTGTCCTGGCTGGTCACTCACGCACCGTCTCCGACTCCATCAAGAGTCTCATCACGGCCATCCG GGACAAGGCCCCTGGCCAGCGGGAGTGCGACTCGTCCATTGATAACATCAATAAATGTATCCGGGACATTGAGCAGGCCTCTTTGGCTGCGGTCAGCCAGAACTTACCCAGCAGGGACGACATCTCTCTGGAG gccctgCAAGAGCAGCTGACGTCCTCCGTGCAGGAAATTGGCCACTTAATCGACCCTGTTTCCAATGCTGCCAGAGGCGAAGCTTCCCAACTAGGACACAAG GTGAGCCAGCTGGCCGGCTACTTTGACCCACTGATCAGGGCAGCAGTGGGTGTGGCATCCAAGCTGAAGGACCACCAGCAGCAGATGACCTTCCTGGACCAGACCAAGACCCTCGCTGAGTCCGCCCTGCAGATGCTGTACGCGGCCAAGGAGGGAGGAGGAAATCGCAAG GCATCCCACACACACGACGCCATCGCCGAGGCCGCCCAGTTAATGAAGGAGGCGGTGGATGACATCATGGTGACGCTGAATGAGGCTGCCAGTGAAGTTGGCATGGTCGGGGGCATGGTGGATTCCATAGCGGAAGCCATGGCCAAG CTGGATGAGGGAACGCCGCCCGAGCCCGAGGGATCATTTGTGGATTACCAGACCAGTATGGTCAAACACTCCAAAGCTATTGCAGTCACTGCTCAGGAAATG ATGACAAAATCGGTGACCTGTCCAGACGAGCTCGGCGGTCTGGCCTCTCAGGTGACGGTCGACTTCAGCCAACTGGCCGTCGAGGGACGGATGGCCGCCCACACGGCCGAGCCTGAAGAG ATCGGCTTCCAGATCAAGACCCGAGTGCAGGAGCTGGGCCACGGCTGCATCTTCCTGGTGCAGAAGGCCGGGGCGCTGCAGGTCACTCCTTCCGACGGCTTCACCAAGCGAGAGCTCATCGACTGCGCCCGCGCCGTCACGGAGAAG GTGTCCTTGGTGCTATCGGCACTGCAAGCAGGCAACAAGGGAACGCAGGCCTGCATCACAGCGGCCAGCGCCGTATCGGGCATCATCGCCGATCTGGACACCACCATCATGTTCGCCTCCGCTGGCACGCTCAACGCTGAGAATGACGAGTCCTTCGCCGACCACAG AGAAAACATTCTGAAGACGGCCAAAGCACTGGTGGAGGACACAAAGATGTTGGTGTCGGGTGCCGCTTCCGGCCAGGACAAGTTGGCGCAGGCCGCCCAGTCCTCTGCCAAAACTATCACCCAGCTCACCGACGTGGTCAAACTAGGCGCAGCCAGCATTGGTTCCGATGATCCAGAGACGCAG GTGGTTCTGATAAATGCTGTCAAAGATGTCGCCAAGGCACTGGCGGAGCTCATCAGCGCCACCAAGTGTGCTGCCGGCAAGGCGGCGGATGACCCGTCCATGTACCAGCTGAAGAGCGCGGCCAAG GTGATGGTGACCAACGTGACGTCCCTGCTGAAGACGGTGAAGGCCGTGGAGGACGAGGCCACGCGAGGCACCCGAGCGCTGGAGGCCACCATCGAGTGCATCAAACAGGAAATGGCG TTGTTCCAGTCCCGGGACCCTCCGAGAAAAACTACCACGCCCGAAGAGTTCATCCGCATAACCAAAGGCATCACCATGGCGACGGCCAAAGCGGTTGCCGCCGGCAACTCGGCCCGACAGGAGGACATCATCCACACGGCCAACCTGAGCCGCAAGGCCATTTCCGACATGCTGGCCAGCTGCAAG CAAGCCGCCTACCATGCTGACGTCAACGAGGAAGTGAAGAACAGGGCGCTGAGATTTGGATCCGAGTGCACCACTGGATATATTGATCTACTTGAACAAGTGCTCATG GTGTTGCTGAGGCCCACTCCTGAGCAGAAGCAGCAGCTGGCTGCGTGTTCAAAACGAGTAGCAGGCGCGGTCACGGAACTCATCCAGTCTGCCGAGGCCATGAAAG GCTCCGAGTGGGTGGACCCCGAGGACCCGACGGTGATTGCGGAGACGGAGTTGCTCGGGGCGGCGGCGTCCATTGAGGCGGCCGCAAAGAAGCTGGAGCAACTCAAACCTCGGGCCAAGCCGAAG TTGGCAGATGAAACGTTGAACTTCGAGGAGCAGATCCTGGAAGCAGCCAAGTCCATCGCCGCCGCCACCAGCGCCCTGGTCAAATCCGCCTCGGCCGCCCAGAGGGAGCTGGTGGCTCAGGGCAAAGTGGGCTCCATCCCGGCCAACGCCGTCGACGACGGACAGTGGTCCCAGGGGCTGATCTCAGCC GCACGGATGGTGGCGGCGGCCACCAGCAACCTGTGTGAAGCGGCCAACGCGTCGGTGCAAGGCCACGCCAGCGAGGAGAAGCTCATCTCTTCGGCCAAGCAGGTGGCCGCCTCCACTGCGCAGCTGCTGGTGGCCTGCAAGGTCAAGGCTGACCAAGACTCCGAGGCCATGAGGAGGCTGCAG ATTGCTGGGAATGCAGTGAAGAAGGCGTCCGACAACCTGGTTCGAGCCGCTCAAAAGGCGGCCTTTGACAAAGCCGACGAAGACAACGTGGTGGTCAAGACCAAGTTTGTGGGAGGGATTGCACAG